TTTTCGAGCCTCTTTTCTGTTTGGCGGCCCTCGCGGCCCGGTCTTCCTTCGCCTTCGCTGTTTTTGCCTTCTTCGTATAATCCCTGAGATAATCTCCGTAGGTTTTCTTAAAATTAGGGATGGTTCGAAGCGCCTTGGCCTTTACCCCGGTCCCGGAAACATACACCTCCTGAATATTCCTCAGCCCCTGACCCCCTGCAGTAATTTCCAAAGAACTTCCCTGTTTCGCCCCCGCCGGATAAACATACGCGATATGGGACGCGGATTGACCGGGCTCAACACACCACCCAGCCGACGGAATCAAGAGCGATAGCAGAAAAACAAAGGTATATCGATGCATGATAAAATGAAACTACATGATTTCTTTCAGGCGACCTTTACCTTTGGTGGCGATCGTAATCGGCACCTGCTCACCCCGGCCATTTGGCAGGGTTCCTTCGGGATTAATACCCAACTTATCGTAGATGCTACCAAGAAAGTCCTGAGGATAGACCGGGCGATCGGCAACCTCCATCCCCTTGTCATCGGAGGCCCCCACCACATGGCCTCCGGTAAAACCGCCACCACCAACGAAGGCGGAAAAACAAGCTCCGTGGTGACCGCGCCCACCGTTCCAAGGCTCTTTCCACAGCACCTTGGGAGTTCGCCCGAATTCTCCGGAACACCAAACAATCGTGCTGTCCAACAATCCACGCTGCGCCAAATCTTCAAACAAGGTGGCAATCCCCTGGTCCATCTGTGGCATCTTCTGGTTCATCTCATTGAAGTGCCTTTTATGCGTATCCCAGCCCTTGCAATTAATCGTGATATATTTCACTCCATGCTCGACCAAACGGCGAGCCGTTAAACAGGACTGGCCAAAAGTATGACGCCCATATTGATCGCGTAGGGCATCGGGTTCCGAACTCAAGTCAAAGACCTTGCGAGCATCCCCGAGAATCATCGAATAAGCCGCCTCCTCACACTCATCGAGCTTTTTGAAGTCGCGACAATTCGGATTGGCCTTACCAAGCGTATCCAGCGAGTGCAACAAATCACGCCGGCTCTGTTGGCGCGCGTCCGTAATACCTTTGGCAATGATCCCCTGTACGGAAAAGGGATCTCGGTTAGGATCACCCCCCGTGGAAAACGGCTTGTATCTTGGCCCGAGAAATCCTTCCTCGGAAAAACGACCATGTGGTTGAGTCAAAACAATGTATGGGGGAAGCAGTCCCTTATACCCATGATCGTATCCCTTGAATTTCGATACCACCGATCCGATGCAAGGGTATACCTGACCATCCCCCGGTGAGCGCCCGGTCTGCATCAGGTAGGATGCGGTTTCGTGGGCATTGACGCCATGGGTCATACTGCGGATCAATGAAAACTTGTCCGCCTGCTTCGCCATCAATGGCAGACGGGAATTCAACTGCATTCCATCGGCAACCGTCGAGATCACTTCATTGTATGGGCCACAATAATCCGATCCCGCTTTCGGTTTCGGGTCAAAGGTGTCAAGATGGGATGGCCCACCCCACATCCAAATTTCAATCACCGCTTTGGCACCCGTTGAGGGTGCGTCGCCTGACGCAGCTTTTTGTTCGGCTGCCACGCCCAAGGACTGAGCCAGTGGCAGGCCTACTGCGGCGGCGGCCCCGGTTTTCAAGAGTTCTCGCCGTGATATTCCGTTCGCTAATGATCCATCTGCCATGATTCGAATGTGTTAGTGTTTATATAAAAACTCCTTGGTATTGAGTAACGCCCAGGCAAGGTCATGGGTTCCGGACCACAGCCCGCTCTTATTGCTTTTTTGATCAAAATACCCCAGAGCGATCTTCATCTCCTGATCTGTTGGTCGACGGGATAAAACACGCAAGTAGACTTTCCGGACAATCCCCTTTCGGTCTCCTCCCCCCTCTCTCAAAACCCGCTTTAAATACGGGCTATTGCTCACTCGCTGATGCATTTCTGCTGAGTTCAACATGTACATTCGCTGGAAATCCGTCGGGTTGTGTTCCCGTTCCGATTCATACCCCTTATCCCGACTCGGGCGTCCGAACATATCCAAAAACTGGCTGGTGATGCTCCCATCGGCCAAGGTGATCGTCCGGTAATCTTCAGGGATAAAAGTAAAAGGCTCAGGGATCGGACTCCAGTATTTTTCATGCGTCCCTCCAAAGCCATTCAGAGCATCAATCAGAACCTCGGCATCAAGCCTCCTCATGGTGTAGTGCGCGAAGTATGCTCCCGCATAAGGGCTCTTGCTACGTGGAATACACGACTGCTGATAGGTCTGGGAATTCAAGATCATTCGAAACAGCGACTTGAGATCATATCCGCCCCCCACAAACTCAGTCTGCAAGTATCTCAGCAACTCGGGGTTGGCGGCCGGATTATTCGGCCGGATATCATCAGGTTCGTGAATGATGCCGCGTCCCAGCAACCAGTACCATACCCGGTTACAGATCGCGCGGGAAAACCATGGATTTTTCTCCGTGATCAACCAGTCGGCAAAAGCAACCCTGGGATCATCACCTACCGCTACGATCGCCTTTTTGCGGTCGGGAAACATGACGGCCAGCGGCGTGTTACTCGCTGGGTCAAGGTGCACAATCTCCTCTTTCCATTCGACGGTTTTTTTGTAGGCCACCCTCGTAAAGAGATTGGCCATGGCCTTGCGGTCAGCATCCGACCAATGCTCGATGCGAACTCCCATGAAGGTGAGCGCGACCATCTCGGCGATAGCCTCCGGCTCCGTCCCCTGCACCGCACGGTAGAAATTCACCGCAGGCACCCGAAAATTACTACCACTTGCCGTCAATAACTCGCGTGCAAACTGGTCATAGGGTCGGTTTTCCTTAATCGCATCCCTAATCCAACGATGATAGCTCTGAACTCCGTTAGGCCACAGGTTTACTGGAAATTCCGATTTCACCCGTAGCAAATCACACCACTTCAAGGTCCAATAATCCGTAAATTCGTCCTTCTCCAGCAAGGCATCGATCAGCTTTGCACGCTTTTGTTCGTCGCTGCTGTTTAGGAAATAGAGCACGTCTTTGGATGGAGGGAGTGTCCCGGTAACATCCAGATAAACGCGCCGGATAAACACCTCGTCCGAACAAGGGCGGGCGGGCTCAATCCCTTTCTGCTTCAGCTGCTTGCGAACAATCAAATCGATTGGAGTGGGGCGAACTTCACGGCCCCCTTCGTATGGTCGCACCAATCGATCAGCAACACGGTGATCTGACTTCGATACCTCAGCCTTCCTGGCAGCTGAAGACGTTCGGGAGGCTTGAGTGGAACCGGTGTCTGATGCAGCCTTCCGAGCGAGTGGATTCGCCTGATCCGCCGCCGCCAACGAGTTCCCGCTTAACACAAGCAACAAGATAATACCCACCACAGACAGACCTCTGGACTGCCTCCCCCTCTTCGGTTTAAAGCACAAATGCATTCGCTATGGGGAAAAACCTTTCCCAGTGCATATAAACGTAGTGCCGCAAGAAATATTGCACAGAAAAAAAATACTTTTTTGTGATGACAGGGCGTATGCTCTCCCTAGCGTGTATGTATGACCCCTCGTTATGGTTCAGTGGCTGTGATCACCCTTCTTTCCCTGGTTTCATGCTCGACAAACACACAGCAACAACAGCGCCCCCCCAACATTCAACCACCCTCCACGGCTCTTCCTAGACCCGCAAGCACTCCAGCACCAGAAGACCCCACTCCCGAACCTGCGGCATACCCTCCTGCAAAACAAGCACGGTGCCCACTACGCTACCACCACACCTCGCGCAACGGCATCGTTCTCTCTTTGGTTTCATTCGACGACCGACAGTTCCGGCTTCAGGTCGCAGACCAAGCCAATGGTCCTGGATCGATCTGGCGAAGTTCGGAAGCCGCAGCCGCAGCCCATGACGGAATCGCCGCCATCAACGGAGGCTTTTTTACCCCCGAAGGAAAACCCCTCGGCCTCGTGGTTAGTCGAGGTAAACAAGGTGGGTATGTCAACAAATCCTCTTTGGGCACTGGGCTCTATCTCAGCACCGCCGAAGTATCCCGGATTGTCAGCCGCCAAAGCTACCAACATTCACCCGGCCAATGGGGCAAGGTTCAGGATTTGCTCCAGACCGGCCCCTATTTATGCCGTCAGAGCCAACCGGTAAGTGGACTTTCCTCCAATAGCCAAAGACCGCGCAGCTTCATCGCTTGGGACGGCCAACACCACTGGGCCATTGGCCATGCCGCAAACTGCAGCCTCAAAGCCTTGTCGGCAGCTCTGGCAGGCAAAGCTCCGGCAGGCTTTGCCATTCACACCGCCATCAATCTCGACGGCGGCAGATCCTCCGACCTCTGGGTCGGTTCTCAGGTTGAAAATGGAAACCACACACATCGCGGGTTTCTCAATAAACCCGTCAGAAACTATCTCATTCTCAAACCCAAATAATACCACTCCAGAGTCGAGGGATGGTCGGTTTGGGGGAACTAACCACCACACTCAACAGAAGCCCCCTGCTACCTTACGGGCAGTTTTATACCAACTACGGCTGCTTGGGCGGGAGTAACTGCCCCGAACCAATGGCCGATCCAAATTCATCATCCGGAACAATCAAAGCCCTTGGCCGGCCGGACTCAGCCTGCAGGGGACGGAACTGGGTGCTATGAGAGTCCACACGGAATGTCAGCTCATCCATATCCCGGTTCGTTTCGGATAGTTGCGCCCTCATCACTTTTTGTTCCTTCCGAATTTCCTTCAAAAGCTCCACCAAAGCCGACTCCCTGGCATCGAGGGATGCTGCTTGATCCGCCACCGCAGAAGAAGCATGTTGGGTAATTGCGGGGCCGGGTTGCTCCGTGGCGACTAGTTTAACCGAAACTTTCTTGGAAGGATCCGAAACCAGCGGACTGCTCTTGGGACTGACCTGCGCAGGGGCGACAACCGGAGCCTCCTTATGGGAAAGCATGCCTTGGACCTGCTGGTAATGAGTGCCGGTAATACCAATCATGGCTCCGAGCGCCATGGTGGACGAAATGAGGTTTAGCGTATTCATGGTTGTGGTGTTTGTGGTAAGGATGAAAGAAGTTGCTGCAAGCGGTTGATTGCCTGGGACGTTTGTTTTTCGGTGTGTTCAATTTCCTCGGTCGAGTGCTGTAGGATCGCACCGATCGTCTCATTCTGCATGTAGGTCAGCTCCGGCCGATACCCAGGTTCTGCAATGCGGATCACATTGCGCCCGTCACTGGCGGGAACCAAAACGTATGGAGTAATGGATAAATCAACCGACTTTTCGTCTGAGAGTTTAACGGTTGTGCGGTAAGGATCAACTCCAGAAGAAGCTGGAACAAATTTCCACCCCAGAGGGGGCGTATCCAAAGGCTTGGCTGGAAAGGGCGAGTATACCTTGATTTCTCCTCCGTTATTGGTGCCCCCGGAAGAGGATGCCACTTTTTCCACCTGAATCTGAATCCCCTCATGCTCGGGAACAACCACCGGTTCCGTTTCATCGTTAGAGCTTTCCTCCGCGTTCGCATCCACGCCTTCGGCTTCAGCGGGGTCAACCTCAGGTGAACTACCCTCCTTCGGTTTAACCAGTTTGGGTTCTTCTGTTTTTTCGGTTTTTGGATCCGGCGCGGCTGACGTTTCATCTTCCTCGATCACCTGAGCCCGCGGAGGAGCGGCTTGAGTGTCGTCAGCCGTCGAAGGCTCTTTGCCGTCTTGGGCATGAACTCCTGCCGTAGCCAGCAATGCTGTAATAATAATCGGTGATTTTTTCATCCTCGTTTCAGACTTAAAGGGTTAAAGAAGTGGATTCAGGGTTCGATTTTAATGGTGGAGCCACTGTCCGGCAATCCCTCCCCGGACGAGCGTTGGCTATGGTTATACGGCAAAGACGGGCTGTCTGCTCGAAGCGAACCGGCTGGAACCGTTTTCTCCAAGAGCTTGTTCCAATCGCTAAGCAAGGCGTTTCCCTCCTGCTTTACACGAGCAAGATTGCTCTCGTAGACCATCAAGCGTCCCAAAATATCCCGAGCCTGCTGGATATCCGTCTGGGTCCAACGCATCGTGCGGGTTTCGTAGATCACGGGAACGTTCAAAACAATTTTAGCAATCTCCCCGTCACCCGCATCGGCAGATAAGATGTGCTGCACCCGGGCATTGGTTTTCTCCCAACCTGATCCGTCTCCTGCGGTTGCCAGCTTTCTGGGGTCAAGCGGCTTAGGCGAGCCAGCCCCTCCAGATATGGCAGAGCCCTTTCCTGCAGCCTTTTTTCCTGCCATTCCTGGCAAGGCATCATCAGAAGGCAAAAGATCCGACGGCCCGCTGCTCTTTGAGTTTTCGCTCCCGCCCCCGGATGATAAAACGCCCTTGCTTGGAGCCGAGGATCCTTGGGCTTGAACTTCGCCGCTTGAGACGATGACGGGCTTGGTCACATACAACCAGCACAGCACGCCAGAAAAACACACGCTGAGGGCAAGCAACCATGGATAGGCACGTTGGCCCGCCGATCCATGCGGTTTGCTTGCAGTTTTGTCTTGCTCCTTGGAATTGTTCATAGCGTTAAATCGTCACCTCCCGCGAGGCAACTTGTCAAATAAAAGTCTGAGTGGTGATTTTAATCGGTTTTGGGAATGGCTCCTGTCGAGCCTACAGAAATAGCGCGTGTTACCAGAACACGATGAGATCGAGGTGGCATTTTCACCATGGTCAGGCTGGTTCTTGTCACACTGATTTGGCGCATCATTTCACCTTTTTTGCAGATCCCTTGCACCCCGGCAATCACCTGCAGTTCGCCTGACGGCTTGGCCACTCCAATGCCATCAGAGCGGTAAATTTGGTAACTCGTGTAACTCTCCTCACCTGCCGTCCGGCAATAAACCCGAACGTCAATTCCATCGCTGTAGACTCGGTATTTTAAAGGTGAAATCACCACCGGCATCGCCTCTCCATTTTCCACCTTGATCTTGGATTTCAACTGGTAATGACCAATCAATCGAAACCCAGCTGGCAGGTTCGGAGGTGTATCCTGAGCCCACAAAGCCCCCGCCCCGCTGGCAATCACCATCAGGACCGAGAAAAAGGTCAATTTTACCATGTTCATCAATTGCATACTTCCTTAGGTACCCACATCCCACAGCCCATCATCCGTCTTACCGGACGGGTCGTAATCCCCCTCAATATAAGGAGGCGACTTGTCCACTTTGATCTGCAACGCATTGTCATCCAAATCAAAAACAATGATGTCACCCTCTTCAAGGTCATCGGTAGTTGGTTTTGTGTCGGTCAGAAAACCACCCCCATCGGCAAGATAGGGAATAATGTCGGCCATGGTCAGATCCTTGACCTCCTTCTGAGGATTATCGGCAAGGTATGTTCGCTGTGCTGAATATACGGCCCGCAAGCGGGTGCCAGCCTCAGACCCAGCCTGCCAATCACTGTAGCCCCCATAGATGTACACACTCACCGACAACAGCGTCAGCAGAACAGCTATGACCACTGTGAGCTCCATCAACGAAAATCCTGACACTTGTCCTGAAGCCTTTGTTTTTAATAATGTCTTCATCCTGATTTGTTATTACTTAAATTTAAACGGCTCATGTTTCTACCCGCCCATCTCGTTTATTGGAAATCCTTCATCGTCTCATCAAGAACCCGCATCAGGCCTTGATTTTGCATCAGTTTGAACGTGCCATAAAGAAACCCCAGTAATAAAACCAGACCGATCCCTCGCATGATCCACATTAAACTGAAGCTTTTCCCTTCAGGGGCAATCAATCTTTTATAACTCTTCGGGACTTCCACCACATGCGTGGCATACATCATATTATTTTCCTTCAAATGCGCGATCACCTGTTCCACTTTTTTTCCTGAAGCGATCTCGAGACAGTACCGATAATCCGCCTTCGACTTCTGATCCAGTTCCTTGATCACTACCCCGCGTGGCAACGGATCATCAGGAAGACGCATCGTCAGAATATGCGTCTCATAAAGAAACGTTTCCTTCAGCCATTGATCGAATTTAGTCTGCTGCATGGTATCAGGATCTCGGATTTACATCGCATTCTTCATCATCTGCGGCCCCATCATGAAGATCGGCAGAAAGGTTCCAATGAACACAGCTGCAATCAGGAGCACCGCAATCATCATGACGGAAAAACTAACCAGCTGACTGAAATCATCCATCAACTGCTCGGCATCCTCCTCATACATTTCAGCGAGCAAACCAAACTGGGTTCCCAGGGATGAGGATTTTTCACCGATGGCCACCATGTGTACCACCTGTGGGTCAACCGAAGTGTATTTATCAAAAGCCGAAGAAAGGGGAACTCCTGATTTTTCATACATATCGGCGGCTTTGCGTAATTCTCCATAGAAAGGAGTCTTCTTCACACTGTTGGCTGCCACCCTCAAGGATTTCGCCAGATTAATGCCGTTGGTGTAGAGCAGCTGGATCGTTGCGAGCACCGACATCTGCCGAAGGCTCATGATCATCAAACGAATCACCCGAAATCGGGCCATTGCAAGGTTCGTCGCGGCATTTCTCAATTTGAGGGAACGCCAAAACGCGATCACAATGGCGAGGATAATCGCCACCATATACGGCCAAATCTGCTGCATCAGATGACTCAATTTAAACGAAAGAGCCACAAATCCTTCGGGCTCGATCGACCCCATCATTTCCTTCACCTTCGGAACAATCTTGACCTGCGAATAAATAAAGGCACCAAACAAAACGGGAATCACAATACAAGGCATCATGATTAATTTGCGAATTTTTTTCCGGAACACAATCTCGGTTTTGATGCGTTTACCCAACTCGGCAAAAGCCGTATCCAGCTGTCCCGCATCACCACCGGCCTGGATCAATCCGACGATCATATCGTCAAATCGCTTCGATTTTTTAAAAGCGGTATGAATCGGAACCCCCTTGTTCAGGTCGTCATGGATCTGGGTCAGCGCAGAAACAAGCTCCTTGTTTGGGTGACCATGAGCATAATATTTGAGGGCGTCCGAGGTGTTGATCTGAGCCTTAAGCATGGACGCCAAGGACCGGAACATCTGCACCAACTCCTTGCGGGCAAATGGCTTGGTCTTCGGGGTAAACAAAGACGACTTGGTCTGGGCCTTGGCCGGGGTCTTCTGACCAGCTTTCGCCGCTAGGGTGTTGGATCTCGTGCTACTCATCTCAATGCTTGGTGCTTGATACGTGGGGCTCAGTGCAATAACGGGTATCCAGGGGGGATTCGCCAGCGCAAAAAAAGAATATTCTCGATCTAATCGTCAGTGCTCATGTCAATCATCTTACTAATCGCTGCCAAGTCCGTCTTGCCTTCGCGTAAAAGCTTCAAACCGTTATTTCGAAGATTCGGTAACTTTCCTTCCTCCTGAATCCTTAATTCCAGTTCATACGGTGTGATCTCTCCTTTGGAAAGCATATCCGAAACTTTAGGTGTGATCGGTATAATTTCCAAAATGGCCGTCCGGCCAGAATAACCCGTCTGATTGCACTCCTGGCAACCGTCGGCCGGATGTTCATACACCGTCTGGGTGGCCCAGGATTCATCAAGACCGTAGATCATTCTGTCTTTTTCAGATACGCCCTCGACCTCGATTTTACAATAGGGACAGAGCGTTTTGATCAAACGCTGGGCACAGGCTGCTTTGAGAGTCTGGGCAATTTTCCAGCGTTCGATTCCCAACTGCTCAAATCGCTCAATAATTTGGGACGCACGCGGCGTGTGAATCGTGGTCAGCACCTTATGACCTGTGACCGCAGCCTCAATCGCCAACTCGGCGGACTCGATGTCACGCACCTCACCCATGAGAATAATATCCGGGTCACTCCGCATGAAACTGGCGATCATCGGTTTAAATTCTCCTGGATTTTTCAAATCGCAGTGAGTGACCCCTGGAATTTCATCCTCCACTGGGTTTTCCAAGGTCAGGATGTTGACATCCGGAGTATTCATTTCCCGCAAAATCGCGTTCAAGGTCGTCGATTTTCCGGAGCCGGTAGGACCACTCATCACAATAATCCCAGCCGGGATTTTCATCACCTTGTCGATTGCCAACATCGTCTGGTCATCAAAGGCCAAAGAACCTTTACCCATCGCCACATTCAAGTGCCCTTTATCCAAGAGACGCATCGTGATGTGATAGCCCCGGTAGGTCCGGTGGCGCTCATAACGAATGTCAATTGGCCGACGGAAATAAGAAATAGTGAAACGACCGGAAATACCTGGCGTCGTGTGGCGAATCTCAGCCGGTAGTTTCATCAAGTTTAAAAGAAAAGCGTCCAAGCGATCCTTGAGCTTCATCGGAATCTCGGTCTTTCTGCCAAGATCTCCATCCAGACGGAAGGAATAATAAAAACTTTCCTTTTCCACTTTGAAGTGAATATCCGATGCCCGCTGTTTCACAGCGCGCGCCATAATCGTCGCAATCAATTGCGCCATCGGCTCGTCGTAATCCTTGGTAACATCGAAATCCTTGATTTCCTCACCTGTGTCCTCAACTTCGATCGACTCGAGCTCATCTTGGCTGGGACCGACATTCCCTGAGAGGGTTTCAACCGCCCGACTCACCTCGGAGGTCAGAGTCACGATCTTGACCATCTCAAGATCCGGAAAATGCATCGAGATATACTCGTCAGCAGCCGGACTCCACGGATTGGCCACAGCCACAATAATCCGGTATTCGTCCACACAAATCGGCGAAAAACCTCCACGGGTCAACACCGATGGGTCACACTTTTCAAGCAGTGCGACTTCAGTAAAATCGGCAACCTTTGGAAAAAAAGGCAGGCTGTTCACCTTGGCCACAGCCGCCATAAAGACACTCTTGGTGACCTTGGCATCCAACTGGGCATCATCAATCTCGCTTAAGGACGCATCGTGTTCCTCAAGTGCCTGCCGAATTCTCTGACTGATTAAGTCATTAAATTGGATTCCATCAAATTCTATCATTATCTTAATCCCAAGGGATGGTTTGAGTCTGGTTCTCTCTTTTCTTTTGCCTGCATCAAACGCCCCGATCCGGCATCCATATCATCAAGCGTTCAAGCTTTTTTCTCGCCCTTAGCTAGGGAAGTGTTTTTCACACATCTTCATCCAGCTGATTCGATCCAGACGCACGATACTGATGATCGGCTGGATCCCTCCCTCTTTTTTAAATTGTTCCTTGATCTCAGCAGCCAAGGAATCGGCAAAATAGGGGTTGATAGAGGCCAAGCCAATCACATCAAAATCCTCGGCAAAAGCAACCGGCACCATCATCAGTTTACACAAGCGATGGATCTCAGGCAGTTTGTCATAAAAACCATTCGGAGGAATCAACCGTGAGGCAAAAGGAACACGGGCTGGAACCTCAGGTAAGGAGCGGGCAAGTTTCATCGAGGCCATTTCCACCATCGAATCCAACATCGCACCTTCCGCAGCACGCATCCTGGTCAGGCAGTCAATGGGGTCCGCTCCCAGGCCTTGCGACCATTTGGCATGAACTTTCGCTGTGATCTGAGTGCAGGCCTCGGGGTCGGCCAAATCAAATTGCTGCAGCATCGTCAATGTCTGCATCAAAGCCAGTTCCATCACCATCGGCACCGGCTCCGCCGTCATTGTTGACGGAGCTGGTGCTTCGGATTCATCTGGCGAGGATGCGGCAAGCGTTGCCGCATCCTGCACCTTATGGTCTTGATCATTCATGAATGAATCAATTCGTTATTCCTCAAACTATCGCTGAGGGTAGCAATCCTGCTTAGGAGGCGCAGGGTAACAAACGGGTCCTTTTGGCTTCATGCCACGCACAGTCCGATCCCAGTTAGCCTCATGGGCTGGCCCTGGGTTATTTGCATCAATCCAATCATGGTCGTGTGAAATCGAATGATTCGCACGCACCCGCTCGGTCTGCTTGCGGTTGCTAGCAACACAGGCTGGATTGTAAGCAGTGGGAGTCACCACAAAGGCAAGACTGGCCTGTTCCTTGGTCTTGGATTTTGACTTAAAGAAGAAGTTCACCACGGGAATATCTCCCAGGAGAGGCACCTTGTTTTTGTCATTGCGCTCCTCAATTTTATAGAAGCCACCCACAATCAAGGAGTTCCCGTCAGGAATACGTGCAATATTCTCAACGGTGGCCTCACTGACCCGCGGGTAATTGTTTCCAGTCAAAGCACTTTCGACATACTCCACCACTTCAGCGTTACGAGGGCGCATCTTCATCCGGATTGTTCCGTCAGGCAAAAGACTGGGAGTCAGTGCAATCGTCACACCGATTTCGCGGGTTTTATCAGGGTCCGTTGAGTCCGACTCGTCGATACGGTAACGAACTTCCTCTGACACCTGAGAAGTGGACGTTCCCTGTGAAGTTGTCTGGGTAATGATTGGCACACGGTCGATCAAGGAAATATGGGCCTTTTCATTGTCCTCGGTGATGATCACTGGGTTGGACTTCTGGCTAAGCAGCCCACCTTCATTCAGAGCACGCAGCACAGCATTCAATTGCACAGGTGATAAAATGATATTTCCGGTTCCAGAAGGAACGGTCTCGTTACCTGTCACAGTTCCGGCAATACCGGCAAAGTCACCAGGCAGGCCAAACACACTGTTCAGACTGCGAACGATGTCAATGGACACACCTTGGGAGCCTAGGGAATTGGACCAGTCCACGCCGAAGTTTTGACCAACACCACTGTTCACACGAAGAATTTTCACTTCAACAACGATCTGGCCTTTCGGCTTGTCGATCTTACGTAGCAGACGATCCACCATCTCAATGTGATGGGCG
This genomic stretch from Oceaniferula marina harbors:
- a CDS encoding DUF1501 domain-containing protein, which translates into the protein MADGSLANGISRRELLKTGAAAAVGLPLAQSLGVAAEQKAASGDAPSTGAKAVIEIWMWGGPSHLDTFDPKPKAGSDYCGPYNEVISTVADGMQLNSRLPLMAKQADKFSLIRSMTHGVNAHETASYLMQTGRSPGDGQVYPCIGSVVSKFKGYDHGYKGLLPPYIVLTQPHGRFSEEGFLGPRYKPFSTGGDPNRDPFSVQGIIAKGITDARQQSRRDLLHSLDTLGKANPNCRDFKKLDECEEAAYSMILGDARKVFDLSSEPDALRDQYGRHTFGQSCLTARRLVEHGVKYITINCKGWDTHKRHFNEMNQKMPQMDQGIATLFEDLAQRGLLDSTIVWCSGEFGRTPKVLWKEPWNGGRGHHGACFSAFVGGGGFTGGHVVGASDDKGMEVADRPVYPQDFLGSIYDKLGINPEGTLPNGRGEQVPITIATKGKGRLKEIM
- a CDS encoding DUF1553 domain-containing protein; translated protein: MLSGNSLAAADQANPLARKAASDTGSTQASRTSSAARKAEVSKSDHRVADRLVRPYEGGREVRPTPIDLIVRKQLKQKGIEPARPCSDEVFIRRVYLDVTGTLPPSKDVLYFLNSSDEQKRAKLIDALLEKDEFTDYWTLKWCDLLRVKSEFPVNLWPNGVQSYHRWIRDAIKENRPYDQFARELLTASGSNFRVPAVNFYRAVQGTEPEAIAEMVALTFMGVRIEHWSDADRKAMANLFTRVAYKKTVEWKEEIVHLDPASNTPLAVMFPDRKKAIVAVGDDPRVAFADWLITEKNPWFSRAICNRVWYWLLGRGIIHEPDDIRPNNPAANPELLRYLQTEFVGGGYDLKSLFRMILNSQTYQQSCIPRSKSPYAGAYFAHYTMRRLDAEVLIDALNGFGGTHEKYWSPIPEPFTFIPEDYRTITLADGSITSQFLDMFGRPSRDKGYESEREHNPTDFQRMYMLNSAEMHQRVSNSPYLKRVLREGGGDRKGIVRKVYLRVLSRRPTDQEMKIALGYFDQKSNKSGLWSGTHDLAWALLNTKEFLYKH
- a CDS encoding phosphodiester glycosidase family protein, giving the protein MTPRYGSVAVITLLSLVSCSTNTQQQQRPPNIQPPSTALPRPASTPAPEDPTPEPAAYPPAKQARCPLRYHHTSRNGIVLSLVSFDDRQFRLQVADQANGPGSIWRSSEAAAAAHDGIAAINGGFFTPEGKPLGLVVSRGKQGGYVNKSSLGTGLYLSTAEVSRIVSRQSYQHSPGQWGKVQDLLQTGPYLCRQSQPVSGLSSNSQRPRSFIAWDGQHHWAIGHAANCSLKALSAALAGKAPAGFAIHTAINLDGGRSSDLWVGSQVENGNHTHRGFLNKPVRNYLILKPK
- a CDS encoding type II secretion system protein, whose product is MKTLLKTKASGQVSGFSLMELTVVIAVLLTLLSVSVYIYGGYSDWQAGSEAGTRLRAVYSAQRTYLADNPQKEVKDLTMADIIPYLADGGGFLTDTKPTTDDLEEGDIIVFDLDDNALQIKVDKSPPYIEGDYDPSGKTDDGLWDVGT
- a CDS encoding type II secretion system F family protein, whose amino-acid sequence is MSSTRSNTLAAKAGQKTPAKAQTKSSLFTPKTKPFARKELVQMFRSLASMLKAQINTSDALKYYAHGHPNKELVSALTQIHDDLNKGVPIHTAFKKSKRFDDMIVGLIQAGGDAGQLDTAFAELGKRIKTEIVFRKKIRKLIMMPCIVIPVLFGAFIYSQVKIVPKVKEMMGSIEPEGFVALSFKLSHLMQQIWPYMVAIILAIVIAFWRSLKLRNAATNLAMARFRVIRLMIMSLRQMSVLATIQLLYTNGINLAKSLRVAANSVKKTPFYGELRKAADMYEKSGVPLSSAFDKYTSVDPQVVHMVAIGEKSSSLGTQFGLLAEMYEEDAEQLMDDFSQLVSFSVMMIAVLLIAAVFIGTFLPIFMMGPQMMKNAM
- a CDS encoding GspE/PulE family protein, with translation MIEFDGIQFNDLISQRIRQALEEHDASLSEIDDAQLDAKVTKSVFMAAVAKVNSLPFFPKVADFTEVALLEKCDPSVLTRGGFSPICVDEYRIIVAVANPWSPAADEYISMHFPDLEMVKIVTLTSEVSRAVETLSGNVGPSQDELESIEVEDTGEEIKDFDVTKDYDEPMAQLIATIMARAVKQRASDIHFKVEKESFYYSFRLDGDLGRKTEIPMKLKDRLDAFLLNLMKLPAEIRHTTPGISGRFTISYFRRPIDIRYERHRTYRGYHITMRLLDKGHLNVAMGKGSLAFDDQTMLAIDKVMKIPAGIIVMSGPTGSGKSTTLNAILREMNTPDVNILTLENPVEDEIPGVTHCDLKNPGEFKPMIASFMRSDPDIILMGEVRDIESAELAIEAAVTGHKVLTTIHTPRASQIIERFEQLGIERWKIAQTLKAACAQRLIKTLCPYCKIEVEGVSEKDRMIYGLDESWATQTVYEHPADGCQECNQTGYSGRTAILEIIPITPKVSDMLSKGEITPYELELRIQEEGKLPNLRNNGLKLLREGKTDLAAISKMIDMSTDD